The proteins below are encoded in one region of Halichoerus grypus chromosome X, mHalGry1.hap1.1, whole genome shotgun sequence:
- the AMER1 gene encoding APC membrane recruitment protein 1, which yields MESGKDEASQAKGAVASMDTQDQGAEKGAKNKAAEITEGPVSEPPSSGPGRLRKTAMKLFGGKKGICTLPSFFGGGRSKSSGKSISKKGLSKSKTHDGLTEAACGPEDIVSEGTSFALLLPESPCQLPSSQSAHGVLETGPRCKTPASGATEKAGAEKAPSVPKPKKGLKGFFSSIRRHRKSKISGVEQSELGPKGPEGTRARPHEYVSSAILPHTEDILQAPRKENAKPQDAPGPKVSLVPEPSPVVTEKTACKDPEKPKEAYASAFLQPKPASEASGPEEPHSPETGEKVVAEEVNPPNGPVGDQLSLLFGDVTSLKSFDSLTGCGDIIAEQDMDSMTDSMASGGQRANRDGTKRSSCLVTYQGGGEEMALPDDDDEEEEEEEVELEEEEEDVKEEEEYDLEYLWASAQMYPRSNLNLGCHPITSPGHHGYMLLDSVRSYPGLAPGDLLTPQSDQQESAPNSDEGYYDSTTPGFEDDSGEALGLVRRECLPRDSYSGDALYEFYEPDDSLETSPPVDDCLYDLHGHNSEIFDPFLNFDPFSSSRPPGAMETEEERLVTIQKQLLYWELRREQLEAREAQEARAREAHTREAYTQETHARETHAREVHVREAQAREAYAREAQAREDHAQEAQVREVQTWQEKPIMEYQMRPLGPSVMGLVAGVSGASQTSHRGTTSAFPATASSEPDWRDFRPLEKRFEGICSKKDQSTCLMQLFQSDAMFEPDMQEANFGGSPRRAYPTYSPPEEPEEEEVEKEGNATVSFSQALVEFTSSGNLFSSMSCSSDSDSSFTQNLPELPPMVTFDIADVERDGEGKCEENPEFHNDEDLAASLEAFELGYYQKHTFNNYHSRFYQGLPWGVSSLPRYLGLPGMHPRPPPAAMALNRRSRSLDTAETLELELSNSHLAQEYTVSDELQAQQEDSNEEEEEEEEWGRDSPLSLYTEPPGAYDWPAWAPCPLPVGPGPAWISPSQLDWSSGQSPYGQTACCIPPVAMSMLLSVPGPEPRVPGISRPQFSRPSHLPLPMVPCYNLQPQASQSVRARPQDMLLPVDEPSCSSSSGGFSPTPLSQAKPVGITHGIPQLPRVQPDPQQPQPIHYRASSLDLSKEMAEQGASLPLPTSYSSTAVNGKLAE from the coding sequence ATGGAGAGTGGAAAGGATGAAGCTTCTCAGGCCAAGGGAGCAGTAGCCTCTATGGACACCCAGGAccaaggggcagagaaaggagccaagaacaaGGCAGCTGAGATAACAGAAGGGCCAGTGTCAGAGCCACCCTCATCTGGCCCAGGTAGGCTGAGGAAAACTGCCATGAAACTTTTTGGTGGCAAGAAGGGCATCTGTACCCTGCCTAGTTTCTTTGGAGGGGGCCGAAGCAAAAGTTCTGGGAAAAGCATCTCCAAGAAGGGTCTTAGCAAGAGCAAGACCCACGATGGCCTGACTGAAGCAGCCTGTGGCCCTGAAGACATTGTCAGTGAAGGAACCAGCTTTGCCTTACTCTTGCCTGAATCGCCCTGCCAACTTCCCAGTTCCCAGAGTGCCCATGGGGTTTTGGAGACCGGCCCCAGATGCAAGACACCTGCGTCTGGAGCCACAGAGAAAGCTGGGGCTGAGAAGGCTCCCTCTGTGCCCAAGCCAAAGAAAGGCCTGAAAGGTTTTTTCAGCAGTATCCGCCGTCACCGGAAAAGCAAGATCTCTGGGGTTGAACAAAGTGAGCTAGGGCCCAAGGGGCCTGAAGGGACCAGAGCCAGGCCTCATGAATATGTGAGCTCAGCCATTCTGCCCCATACTGAGGATATCCTCCAAGCCcccagaaaagaaaatgccaaaccCCAAGATGCTCCTGGGCCAAAAGTTTCTTTAGTACCAGAGCCTTCTCCAGTAGTCACTGAGAAGACAGCCTGTAAAGATCCAGAAAAACCCAAGGAGGCCTATGCCTCAGCATTTCTGCAGCCCAAGCCTGCCTCTGAAGCCAGTGGCCCAGAGGAGCCCCACAGTCCAGAAACAGGGGAGAAGGTGGTGGCAGAAGAGGTAAATCCACCAAATGGCCCTGTTGGGGACCAGCTAAGCCTCTTGTTTGGGGATGTCACATCCCTGAAAAGTTTTGACTCACTGACAGGTTGTGGTGACATTATAGCAGAGCAGGACATGGACAGTATGACAGACAGCATGGCCTCTGGAGGCCAGAGGGCCAATCGAGATGGGACCAAGCGAAGTTCCTGCCTCGTGACCTAccaaggaggtggggaggagatggCTTTgccagatgatgatgatgaggaagaggaggaggaggaggtggaattagaggaggaagaagaggatgtcaaggaggaagaagaatatGACTTAGAATATCTGTGGGCAAGTGCCCAGATGTACCCAAGGTCCAATCTGAATTTGGGCTGCCATCCCATCACATCTCCAGGCCACCATGGCTACATGCTTCTTGACTCAGTTCGATCTTATCCTGGCTTAGCCCCTGGGGACCTTTTGACTCCTCAGAGTGACCAGCAAGAGTCTGCCCCCAATAGTGATGAGGGTTATTATGATTCCACAACACCTGGATTTGAGGATGATTCAGGTGAAGCCTTGGGGCTTGTCCGCAGGGAATGCCTGCCCCGAGACAGCTACAGTGGAGATGCCCTGTATGAGTTCTATGAGCCAGATGATAGTCTTGAGACCTCCCCACCTGTAGATGACTGTCTTTATGACCTCCATGGTCACAACTCTGAGATATTTGATCCCTTCTTGAACTTTgaccccttttcttcctctcgGCCACCTGGGGCAATGGAGACAGAGGAAGAACGGCTAGTGACCATCCAGAAACAGTTGTTGTATTGGGAACTTCGGCGAGAGCAGCTTGAGGCCCGAGAGGCGCAGGAGGCACGTGCCCGAGAAGCTCACACCAGGGAGGCCTATACCCAAGAAACTCATGCCAGGGAGACCCATGCCCGAGAAGTTCATGTCAGAGAGGCCCAAGCCCGAGAGGCCTATGCCAGGGAAGCCCAGGCCCGAGAGGACCATGCTCAAGAGGCTCAAGTCCGAGAGGTTCAGACCTGGCAAGAGAAGCCCATCATGGAATATCAGATGAGGCCCTTAGGCCCATCAGTGATGGGCCTGGTAGCAGGGGTATCAGGGGCCTCTCAGACTTCCCACCGGGGAACCACCTCAGCTTTCCCTGCCACTGCAAGCAGTGAGCCAGACTGGAGGGACTTCCGTCCTCTGGAGAAGCGTTTTGAGGGAATCTGCTCCAAGAAGGATCAAAGTACCTGTCTGATGCAGCTCTTTCAAAGTGATGCTATGTTTGAGCCAGACATGCAAGAAGCAAACTTTGGAGGATCTCCCAGGAGGGCCTACCCTACTTATTCACCACCTGAggagccagaggaagaggaggttgagaaggaagggaatgccaCTGTGAGTTTCTCACAGGCCCTTGTGGAGTTCACCAGCAGTGGGAACCTCTTCTCCAGCATGTCCTGCAGCTCTGACTCTGACTCATCCTTCACTCAAAACCTCCCTGAACTGCCCCCTATGGTGACTTTTGATATCGCTGATGTGGAACGGGATGGGGAAGGCAAGTGTGAAGAGAATCCTGAGTTCCACAATGATGAAGACCTTGCAGCCTCCTTGGAAGCTTTTGAGCTGGGCTACTACCAGAAACACACATTCAACAACTACCACAGCCGATTCTACCAAGGTCTGCCCTGGGGTGTGAGCAGTCTCCCTCGCTACTTGGGACTGCCTGGCATGCACCCTCGGCCTCCACCTGCTGCTATGGCCCTCAACAGGAGAAGTCGCTCCCTGGACACTGCGGAAACCTTGGAACTGGAGCTCTCCAATTCCCACCTTGCCCAGGAATACACAGTGTCTGATGAGCTTCAGGCTCAGCAGGAAGATTCaaatgaagaagaagaggaggaggaagaatgggGCCGAGACAGTCCTTTGTCCCTTTATACTGAACCACCAGGGGCCTATGACTGGCCTGCCTGGGCTCCCTGTCCTCTTCCAGTGGGGCCAGGCCCTGCCTGGATAAGTCCCAGCCAGTTGGATTGGTCTTCTGGCCAGTCTCCATATGGGCAGACAGCCTGTTGCATACCTCCTGTGGCCATGTCAATGTTGCTGTCAGTACCAGGTCCAGAGCCAAGGGTACCTGGGATatccaggcctcagttttctcggCCTTCACACCTACCCCTGCCCATGGTCCCTTGTTATAACCTGCAGCCACAGGCTTCTCAGAGTGTGAGGGCCAGGCCTCAAGATATGCTGCTGCCTGTTGATGAGCCCAGTTGCTCCTccagttctggaggcttcagCCCCACTCCTCTGTCCCAGGCCAAGCCTGTGGGCATCACTCATGGCATCCCTCAGCTGCCCAGGGTCCAGCCTGATCCCCAGCAGCCTCAACCCATTCACTACAGGGCTTCCAGCCTTGACCTGTCAAAGGAGATGGCTGAGCAAGgtgcctctctccccctccccaccagctacTCCTCCACTGCTGTGAATGGAAAGCTAGCTGAGTAG